In the Variovorax sp. S12S4 genome, one interval contains:
- a CDS encoding DUF4139 domain-containing protein, whose translation MKAISSSSFFFRADLRATVIAAACLVLGTGAYAQAVATAAGADASRITQVKVYPGSATVERVARVAAGSRSVTFACLPAGLDVQSLQVSAGASVRLGETSVLNEPRELSARCATSALDGRIRDLEDQKAALQAESDALGLVTGYLKGLSGGSEPAQGARAPVDARNLAAMTDAMRRTGQDSLLKQHQIQRKQTDIDRQLNPLLAERTRTQGNGTQVVAVTVTLAASADTDVKLSYQVNGPGWTPTYRALLDTATRKVRIERQALVAQATGEDWRGVKLVLSTGQPRRETTGRTPSAWRIGIEQPQRAPASPAVAMMAAPAPAASLDRKRAMAEAAEPLFDVAVFDNSFSTEFAVPQSIDVPSNGQRVTLALGQHEDTAKLAARTSPRVDASAFLVAELAQPSGVWPAGALQLYRDGNFVGSGRWNAPSDAKLTLSFGRDELVRVQAEPEQDSQGTGGFVGSRAERKVQRAYVVENRHRTPIAVQVLEAAPVSVDEQVRVAAQFSPQPGELAWNKQPGLAMWSFDLDAGKTARVAADYTISYPKDARLQMR comes from the coding sequence CCGTGCCGACCTGCGCGCCACCGTCATTGCCGCAGCCTGCCTGGTGCTCGGCACCGGCGCGTATGCACAGGCCGTGGCCACCGCGGCCGGCGCGGATGCGTCGCGCATCACGCAAGTCAAGGTGTACCCCGGCAGCGCAACGGTGGAGCGCGTGGCGCGGGTCGCGGCCGGCAGCCGATCGGTCACCTTTGCCTGCCTGCCCGCCGGGCTTGACGTGCAGAGCCTGCAGGTGTCGGCTGGCGCTTCGGTGCGCCTGGGCGAAACCTCGGTGCTCAATGAGCCGCGCGAACTCTCGGCACGTTGCGCGACCAGCGCGCTCGACGGCCGCATTCGCGACCTGGAGGACCAGAAGGCTGCGCTGCAGGCCGAGAGCGATGCACTCGGCCTGGTCACCGGCTATCTCAAGGGCCTCTCGGGCGGCAGCGAACCGGCCCAGGGCGCCCGCGCTCCGGTGGACGCGCGCAACCTTGCCGCGATGACCGATGCGATGCGCCGCACCGGGCAGGATTCGCTGCTGAAGCAGCACCAGATCCAGCGCAAGCAGACCGACATCGACCGCCAGCTCAACCCGCTCCTGGCCGAGCGCACGCGCACACAGGGCAACGGCACGCAGGTCGTGGCCGTAACCGTCACGCTGGCGGCCAGCGCAGATACCGACGTGAAGCTCAGCTACCAGGTCAACGGCCCGGGCTGGACGCCCACCTACCGCGCGCTGCTCGACACCGCCACACGCAAGGTGCGCATCGAGCGCCAGGCGCTGGTGGCGCAGGCCACGGGCGAAGACTGGCGCGGCGTGAAGCTGGTGCTTTCCACCGGCCAGCCGCGCCGCGAAACCACGGGCCGCACGCCAAGCGCGTGGCGCATCGGCATCGAGCAACCGCAGCGTGCGCCCGCAAGCCCGGCCGTTGCCATGATGGCAGCGCCGGCACCCGCTGCATCGCTCGACCGCAAGCGCGCCATGGCTGAAGCTGCGGAGCCGCTTTTCGACGTGGCCGTGTTCGACAACAGCTTTTCCACCGAATTCGCGGTGCCGCAAAGCATCGACGTGCCGTCCAACGGCCAGCGCGTGACATTGGCGCTGGGCCAGCATGAAGACACGGCGAAGCTCGCGGCGCGCACCAGCCCGCGCGTGGACGCCAGCGCCTTCCTGGTCGCCGAACTCGCGCAACCCTCAGGTGTGTGGCCGGCTGGAGCACTGCAGCTGTACCGCGATGGCAACTTCGTCGGCAGCGGCCGATGGAATGCACCCAGCGATGCAAAGCTCACGCTCTCCTTCGGCCGCGACGAACTCGTGCGCGTGCAGGCCGAGCCCGAGCAAGACAGCCAGGGCACGGGCGGCTTTGTCGGTTCGCGCGCCGAGCGCAAGGTGCAGCGCGCCTATGTGGTGGAGAACCGCCACCGCACGCCCATTGCGGTGCAGGTGCTCGAGGCCGCGCCGGTTTCCGTCGACGAGCAGGTGCGCGTGGCCGCGCAGTTCTCGCCGCAGCCGGGTGAGCTGGCCTGGAACAAGCAGCCGGGCCTGGCCATGTGGAGCTTCGACTTGGACGCCGGCAAGACCGCGCGCGTCGCGGCCGACTACACCATCAGCTACCCGAAGGACGCGCGCCTGCAGATGCGCTGA
- the ylqF gene encoding ribosome biogenesis GTPase YlqF: MAIQWFPGHMYTTQKAITERVKDIDVVIELLDARLPGSSANPMLAELTAGRPSLKVLNKQDLADPARTALWLAHYNALPATRAIALDASQTTPAQAIVRACHELSPNRGGMAKPMRVLICGIPNVGKSTLINTLTGSRKAKTGDEAGITKLEQRITLADDFYLWDTPGMLWPRIVVPKSGYNLAASGAVGRNAFDEEEVALELLNYLKANYAEGITARFKLAEHDAAAIAAMKDEELLDAIGRKRGALLGKGRVNLQKAAEIVMHEFRAGNLGRITLETPEEFLQWLAEGQRIDAERAAKKAARGKKRKPGAEPSEGQAPEPR, translated from the coding sequence ATGGCGATCCAGTGGTTCCCCGGGCACATGTACACGACCCAGAAGGCCATCACCGAGCGGGTGAAGGACATCGACGTGGTCATCGAGCTGCTCGACGCGCGGCTGCCGGGCTCCAGCGCCAACCCGATGCTGGCCGAACTCACGGCCGGGCGTCCCTCGCTGAAGGTGCTCAACAAGCAGGACCTGGCCGACCCCGCGCGCACCGCGCTCTGGCTCGCGCACTACAACGCGCTGCCGGCCACGCGCGCCATTGCACTCGACGCGAGCCAGACGACGCCGGCGCAGGCCATCGTGCGTGCCTGCCACGAGCTTTCGCCCAACCGCGGCGGCATGGCCAAGCCGATGCGCGTGCTGATCTGCGGCATTCCCAACGTGGGCAAGTCGACCCTCATCAACACGCTGACCGGCAGCCGCAAGGCCAAGACCGGCGACGAGGCCGGCATTACCAAGCTGGAGCAGCGCATCACGCTGGCCGACGACTTCTACCTGTGGGACACGCCCGGCATGCTGTGGCCGCGCATCGTGGTGCCCAAGAGCGGCTACAACCTGGCGGCCAGCGGCGCCGTGGGACGCAATGCCTTCGACGAGGAAGAAGTGGCGCTGGAGTTGCTCAACTACCTCAAGGCGAACTATGCGGAGGGCATTACCGCGCGCTTCAAGCTGGCGGAGCATGATGCCGCCGCCATTGCCGCCATGAAGGACGAAGAGCTGCTCGACGCCATCGGCCGCAAGCGCGGCGCGCTGCTGGGCAAGGGCCGCGTCAACCTGCAAAAGGCCGCGGAAATCGTCATGCACGAGTTTCGCGCCGGCAACCTCGGGCGCATCACGCTCGAGACGCCTGAAGAGTTCTTGCAGTGGCTGGCAGAGGGCCAGCGTATCGATGCCGAGCGCGCGGCCAAGAAAGCCGCACGCGGCAAGAAGCGCAAGCCGGGCGCCGAGCCTTCGGAAGGCCAGGCGCCCGAGCCGCGCTGA
- a CDS encoding outer membrane protein assembly factor BamE: MLKRLAAAALLAATVGSATVATVAHAQRPTPPQGPMIDGYLCCNMRTYGSSISDINYDEQGTSIVAVGTPARITAYDMRWFSADLAGKPQRIKNDYSRNITLVDFAKRYVVTEDPRQKMAAFPPAIRNAILAVKVMPGMTREQVLMAIGYPVAAENPSLDAPMWRYWRDSWSEYQVNFDEKGLVKSVVGDPVALSRVLAPTP; this comes from the coding sequence ATGCTCAAGCGCCTTGCCGCTGCCGCCCTGCTGGCAGCCACCGTTGGTTCCGCGACAGTCGCAACAGTTGCCCATGCCCAGCGCCCCACGCCGCCGCAGGGCCCGATGATCGACGGCTACCTGTGCTGCAACATGCGCACCTATGGCAGCTCCATCAGCGACATCAACTATGACGAGCAAGGCACCAGCATCGTGGCCGTGGGCACGCCGGCCCGCATCACGGCCTACGACATGCGCTGGTTCAGCGCCGACCTGGCCGGCAAGCCGCAGCGCATCAAGAACGACTACAGCCGCAACATCACGCTGGTCGACTTTGCCAAGCGTTACGTGGTGACCGAAGACCCCAGGCAGAAGATGGCGGCCTTTCCGCCCGCGATCCGCAATGCCATTCTTGCCGTGAAGGTGATGCCCGGCATGACGCGCGAGCAGGTGCTGATGGCCATCGGCTACCCCGTTGCCGCCGAGAACCCCAGCCTCGACGCACCCATGTGGCGCTACTGGCGCGACAGCTGGTCCGAGTACCAGGTCAACTTCGACGAGAAGGGCCTGGTCAAGTCGGTGGTGGGCGACCCGGTGGCGCTCAGCCGCGTGTTGGCACCAACACCTTAG
- a CDS encoding CBS domain-containing protein — MKPVSELLKRHDSAAWRTSPDASVFDALATLAHFEVGALMVMDGEKLVGFLSERDYTRKVALQGKNSKEMKVSEIMTPDVMTVTPQTRTRACMALMSQRKFRHLPVVDGDKVVGMISIQDLMDDIIADHEVTIAQLTTYIQS; from the coding sequence ATGAAACCCGTCTCCGAACTGCTCAAGCGCCACGACTCCGCGGCCTGGCGCACCTCGCCGGACGCCAGCGTGTTCGATGCGCTGGCCACGCTGGCGCATTTCGAAGTGGGCGCGCTCATGGTGATGGACGGCGAGAAGCTGGTGGGCTTTCTCTCCGAGCGCGACTACACCCGCAAGGTGGCGCTGCAGGGCAAGAACTCCAAGGAGATGAAGGTCTCGGAGATCATGACGCCCGACGTGATGACCGTGACCCCGCAAACCCGCACGCGCGCCTGCATGGCGCTCATGAGCCAGCGCAAGTTCCGCCACCTGCCGGTGGTCGACGGCGACAAGGTGGTGGGAATGATCTCAATCCAGGACTTGATGGACGACATCATTGCCGACCACGAAGTGACCATCGCGCAGCTCACGACCTATATCCAGAGTTGA
- a CDS encoding HPF/RaiA family ribosome-associated protein — MQIQVNTSNGVNNKDALERWADTEIKQQLNRFVEDVTRVEVHLSDENHDKAGAGNKCCVMEARLAHHQPLAVTQYATTLDEAFRGAAEKLKRLLDNTLGRLNNHRDRDSIRKDAGFIAE; from the coding sequence ATGCAGATTCAGGTCAACACGAGCAACGGTGTCAACAACAAGGACGCGCTGGAGCGCTGGGCCGATACGGAAATCAAGCAACAGCTGAACCGTTTTGTCGAAGATGTGACGCGCGTCGAAGTCCATCTGAGCGACGAGAACCACGACAAGGCCGGTGCGGGCAACAAGTGCTGCGTGATGGAAGCACGGCTTGCGCACCACCAGCCGCTGGCCGTGACGCAATACGCCACCACCCTGGACGAAGCCTTCAGGGGCGCGGCCGAAAAGCTCAAGCGCCTGCTCGACAACACGCTGGGCCGGTTGAACAACCACCGCGACCGCGACTCCATCCGCAAGGACGCGGGCTTTATCGCGGAATAG
- a CDS encoding MerR family transcriptional regulator encodes MPADGGTPFHIGELATRTGRTVHAIRWYEAQGLVPGVSRDEGGRRLYGELHVGWLDLMDRLRRTGMSIAEMREYTALALQGKTTLPQRRDLLAAHRARVTETIAEWKRALSLVDRKIDFYDEWMQTGHRPPLIPVETPGPKAPARKPRARR; translated from the coding sequence ATGCCGGCTGACGGCGGCACCCCGTTCCACATCGGCGAGCTTGCCACGCGCACCGGCCGCACGGTGCACGCCATTCGCTGGTACGAGGCGCAAGGCCTCGTGCCCGGCGTTTCGCGCGACGAGGGCGGCCGGCGCCTCTACGGCGAACTGCACGTGGGCTGGCTCGATCTGATGGACCGGCTGCGCCGCACCGGCATGAGCATTGCCGAGATGCGGGAGTACACCGCGCTCGCGCTGCAGGGCAAGACCACGCTGCCGCAGCGGCGCGACCTGCTCGCGGCGCACCGCGCGCGCGTGACCGAAACCATTGCCGAGTGGAAGCGCGCCTTGTCGCTGGTCGACCGCAAGATCGACTTCTACGACGAGTGGATGCAGACCGGCCACCGCCCGCCGTTGATTCCGGTCGAGACACCCGGCCCCAAGGCTCCCGCGCGGAAGCCCCGCGCCCGGCGGTAA
- a CDS encoding nuclear transport factor 2 family protein: MNTTTDNKALVQRIHAALDEGNGQLFIDSLADDAAWTLEGTTPWSRTYAGKAAIREELIKPLFAQFAGPYRSKTERIIAEGDRVVVLFSGDVPTKAGKRYNNRYCYVYRLEGGKVKELTEYFDTALVQEALQAPSAAAHAG; the protein is encoded by the coding sequence ATGAACACGACGACAGACAACAAGGCGCTGGTGCAGCGCATCCATGCCGCGCTGGACGAGGGCAACGGCCAGCTCTTCATCGACAGCCTGGCCGACGACGCCGCCTGGACGCTCGAAGGCACCACGCCATGGTCGCGCACCTATGCGGGCAAGGCGGCCATCCGCGAAGAGCTGATCAAGCCGCTGTTCGCGCAGTTCGCGGGCCCTTACCGGAGCAAGACCGAGCGCATCATTGCCGAAGGCGACCGGGTGGTGGTGCTGTTCAGCGGCGACGTGCCCACCAAGGCCGGCAAGCGCTACAACAACCGCTATTGCTACGTCTATCGACTCGAAGGAGGCAAGGTGAAAGAGCTGACCGAGTACTTCGACACCGCACTGGTGCAGGAGGCGCTGCAGGCGCCGTCCGCCGCCGCCCATGCCGGCTGA